Proteins encoded by one window of Micromonospora coxensis:
- a CDS encoding helicase-associated domain-containing protein — MTTSLADHLRALPDESLAALLQLRPDLVVPVPADVSALAVRAESRVSVARALDGLDQFTLQVLDAARLTRHPQEGTTSTEAVLAMATAGPRPPAPTTVRRAVDRLRALFLLYGPEHALRVAGSVDEVAPYPAGLGRPAAELDPRAAALCADAAKLRRTLLAAPPSARAVLDRLAAGPPVGSVPPGALQAPAVGAEDDLPPDTTNGGAPTGSPVRWLVDARLLVRVSTGTVELPREVGLLLRRDSGPLGPLRTSPPPVAAVPREPKLADSAGAGQTMELVRHTEALLESLAAEPAPVLRSGGVGVRDLRRLARTTGLDEANTALVLEVAYAAGLVGEADLPGATTGRYGADQQVLPTGGYEVWRAMSLAHRWEQLARAWLTMSRQVGLVGQRDDRDRPISVLSAEAERAGAPAARRAVLGVLADLEPATAPTPDEVLALLDWRAPRRSRGREAAHREVLTEAAQLGVTGLGALTSYARLLLGDVTEADERGGDDTLGLRSEAESGDPSSAVRALDALLPAPVDHFLVQADLSVVVPGPPDPTLAAELDVVAEHESAGGASVHRVTPASVRRALDAGYTAEDLHALFRRRSRTPVPQGLTYLVDDVARKHGGLRVGSAGGYVRSDDEALLAEVLADRRLEPLAFRRLAPTVLVTPYQVQRMLLALRDAGYAPVPEDATGSAVLARPKTRRAPARASVGTRGVDPLSAPKLAMPRLLGVVEQIRRGDAAARAARRAPAVVRGGAARATAGPMPAHSHSDALAVLQQALRDKALVWVGYVDAHGATASRLVRPVSIGAGYLRAEDERTEMLHTFALHRITAAVRED, encoded by the coding sequence ATGACCACCTCACTCGCCGACCACCTGCGCGCCCTGCCCGACGAGTCGCTGGCCGCCCTGCTGCAACTGCGGCCCGACCTCGTCGTGCCGGTGCCGGCCGACGTCTCCGCCCTCGCCGTCCGGGCCGAGTCCCGGGTCTCCGTGGCCCGCGCGCTGGACGGGCTGGACCAGTTCACCCTCCAGGTCCTCGACGCCGCCCGGCTCACCCGGCACCCGCAGGAGGGCACCACCTCCACCGAGGCCGTGCTGGCGATGGCCACCGCCGGGCCGCGTCCGCCCGCGCCGACCACGGTCCGGCGCGCGGTGGACCGGCTGCGCGCGCTCTTCCTGCTGTACGGCCCGGAGCACGCGCTGCGCGTGGCCGGCAGCGTGGACGAGGTCGCCCCGTACCCGGCGGGGCTGGGCCGACCGGCCGCGGAGCTGGACCCGCGGGCGGCGGCGCTCTGCGCGGACGCCGCGAAGCTGCGCCGGACGCTGCTGGCCGCTCCCCCGTCGGCCCGCGCCGTCCTGGACCGGCTCGCCGCCGGCCCGCCGGTCGGCAGCGTGCCGCCGGGTGCCCTCCAGGCCCCCGCCGTCGGCGCCGAGGACGACCTCCCCCCGGACACCACCAACGGCGGCGCGCCCACCGGCTCCCCGGTGCGCTGGCTGGTCGACGCCCGGCTGCTGGTCCGGGTCTCCACCGGCACCGTGGAACTGCCCCGCGAGGTGGGGCTGCTGCTGCGGCGCGACAGCGGCCCGCTCGGCCCGCTGCGCACCAGCCCGCCGCCGGTGGCCGCCGTGCCCCGCGAGCCGAAGCTGGCCGACTCCGCCGGCGCCGGGCAGACGATGGAGCTGGTACGCCACACCGAGGCGCTGCTGGAGAGCCTGGCCGCCGAGCCCGCGCCGGTGCTCCGCTCGGGCGGCGTCGGGGTACGTGACCTGCGCCGGCTGGCCCGCACGACGGGGCTGGACGAGGCGAACACCGCGCTGGTCCTGGAGGTGGCGTACGCGGCGGGGCTGGTCGGTGAGGCGGACCTGCCCGGGGCGACCACCGGCCGGTACGGCGCCGACCAGCAGGTGCTGCCCACCGGCGGGTACGAGGTGTGGCGGGCGATGTCGCTGGCGCACCGCTGGGAGCAGCTCGCCCGCGCCTGGCTCACCATGAGCCGCCAGGTGGGGCTGGTCGGCCAGCGCGACGACCGGGACCGCCCGATCAGTGTGCTCTCCGCCGAGGCGGAACGGGCCGGCGCGCCGGCCGCCCGGCGGGCGGTGCTCGGGGTGCTGGCCGATCTGGAGCCGGCCACCGCGCCCACCCCGGACGAGGTGCTGGCCCTGCTGGACTGGCGGGCGCCCCGGCGCAGCCGGGGCCGGGAGGCCGCGCACCGGGAGGTGCTGACCGAGGCGGCCCAGCTCGGCGTGACGGGGCTCGGCGCGCTCACCTCGTACGCGCGGCTGCTGCTGGGCGACGTGACCGAGGCCGACGAGCGGGGCGGGGACGACACGTTGGGCCTGCGCTCCGAGGCCGAGAGCGGGGACCCGTCGAGCGCGGTACGGGCGCTGGACGCCCTGCTGCCCGCCCCGGTGGACCACTTCCTGGTGCAGGCCGACCTGTCCGTGGTGGTGCCCGGACCGCCGGATCCGACCCTCGCCGCGGAGCTGGACGTGGTGGCCGAGCACGAGTCGGCGGGTGGGGCCAGCGTGCACCGGGTCACCCCGGCCAGCGTCCGGCGGGCCCTGGACGCCGGCTACACCGCCGAGGACCTGCACGCCCTGTTCCGCCGCCGGTCGCGTACCCCGGTCCCGCAGGGGCTCACCTACCTGGTGGACGACGTGGCCCGCAAGCACGGCGGGCTGCGGGTCGGCTCCGCCGGCGGGTACGTGCGCAGTGACGACGAGGCGCTGCTCGCCGAGGTGCTGGCCGACCGACGGTTGGAGCCGCTGGCGTTCCGCCGGCTGGCCCCGACGGTGCTGGTCACCCCGTACCAGGTGCAGCGGATGCTGCTCGCGTTGCGCGACGCCGGGTACGCGCCGGTGCCGGAGGACGCCACCGGCTCGGCGGTGCTCGCCCGGCCGAAGACCCGGCGGGCGCCCGCCCGCGCGTCGGTGGGCACCCGGGGCGTCGACCCGCTGTCCGCGCCGAAGCTGGCGATGCCGCGCCTGCTCGGGGTGGTGGAGCAGATCCGGCGGGGCGACGCGGCGGCGCGGGCCGCCCGCCGCGCCCCGGCGGTGGTACGCGGCGGCGCGGCACGGGCGACGGCCGGACCGATGCCGGCGCACAGTCACAGCGACGCGCTGGCGGTGCTGCAACAGGCGCTGCGGGACAAGGCGCTGGTCTGGGTCGGGTACGTCGACGCGCACGGGGCGACGGCGTCCCGGCTGGTGCGACCGGTGTCGATCGGCGCGGGTTACCTGCGCGCCGAGGACGAGCGGACCGAGATGCTGCACACCTTCGCGCTGCACCGGATCACCGCCGCGGTACGCGAGGACTGA
- a CDS encoding HAD family hydrolase, whose protein sequence is MSSLTVGFDLDMTLVDSRPGIAACYRALTARTGVPVDAELAVSRLGPPLRTEIAHWFPPEQVDEAVTIYRELYPAYAITPTVPLPGALEAVDAVHARGGRVMVVTSKIGRLARLHLDHLGLRVDELAGDLFAEEKATALRAHGATLYVGDHVADMVAAATAGVPGVGVTTGPCDRDALRDAGAHLVLDDLTGFPAALDRIIGLALEQ, encoded by the coding sequence GTGTCCTCCCTGACGGTCGGCTTCGACCTCGACATGACCCTGGTCGACTCGCGCCCCGGCATCGCCGCCTGCTACCGGGCCCTGACCGCGCGCACCGGCGTGCCGGTCGACGCGGAGCTGGCGGTGTCCCGGCTCGGCCCGCCGCTGCGCACCGAGATCGCGCACTGGTTCCCGCCGGAGCAGGTGGACGAGGCGGTGACGATCTACCGCGAGCTCTACCCGGCGTACGCGATCACGCCGACGGTGCCGTTGCCGGGCGCCCTGGAGGCGGTGGACGCGGTGCACGCCCGGGGCGGGCGGGTGATGGTGGTGACCTCCAAGATCGGCCGGTTGGCCCGACTGCACCTGGACCACCTCGGGCTGCGCGTCGACGAGTTGGCGGGTGACCTCTTCGCCGAGGAGAAGGCGACCGCGCTGCGCGCCCACGGCGCGACGCTGTACGTGGGCGACCACGTGGCGGACATGGTGGCGGCGGCGACGGCCGGGGTGCCCGGGGTCGGCGTAACCACCGGCCCGTGCGACCGCGACGCGCTGCGGGACGCGGGGGCGCACCTGGTGCTCGACGATCTCACCGGATTCCCGGCGGCGCTGGACCGGATCATCGGGCTAGCCTTGGAGCAGTAG
- a CDS encoding cold-shock protein, giving the protein MPTGRVKWYDAAKGYGFVTSDEGGDVFLPKGALPAGVTDLKGGQRVDFSVVDSRRGAQAMGVKLLEAPPSVAELRRRPAEELHGLVEDMIKVLEAKVQPDLRRGRFPDRRTAQKIAQLVHAVARELEV; this is encoded by the coding sequence GTGCCGACGGGTCGAGTGAAGTGGTATGACGCGGCCAAGGGATACGGGTTCGTCACCAGCGACGAAGGTGGCGACGTGTTCCTGCCCAAGGGCGCGCTACCGGCGGGTGTCACCGACCTCAAGGGTGGGCAGCGGGTCGACTTCAGCGTGGTGGACAGCCGCCGGGGCGCCCAGGCCATGGGGGTCAAGCTGCTGGAGGCCCCGCCGTCCGTGGCGGAGCTGCGCCGGCGACCGGCCGAGGAGTTGCACGGCCTGGTCGAGGACATGATCAAGGTGCTGGAGGCGAAGGTCCAGCCGGACCTGCGCCGAGGTCGGTTCCCCGACCGCAGGACCGCGCAGAAGATCGCTCAGCTGGTCCACGCGGTGGCGCGCGAGCTGGAGGTCTGA
- a CDS encoding 1,4-dihydroxy-6-naphthoate synthase, whose amino-acid sequence MALSLAISPCPNDTFVFHALVHGRVPGAPPVEVTYADVDVTNTAAERGAFDLVKVSYAALPWLLEDYHLLPCGGALGRGCGPLVLTRGAGDSGTATATRSGSGTTPDRTDLSGATVAVPGDRTTAYLLFRLWSAGRPPARIEVVPFHEIMPGVAAGRYDAGLVIHEARFTYPRHGLTALVDLGEWWEGDTGLPIPLGAILARKGTVDPVEAANWIRESVRQAWADPEASREYVLSHAQEMEPDVVDRHIGLYVNEFTADLGDAGFAAVEALLGRATDAGLVPQTSSSRATAWTS is encoded by the coding sequence GTGGCGCTCTCCCTGGCGATCTCGCCCTGCCCCAACGACACCTTCGTCTTCCACGCCCTGGTGCACGGCCGGGTGCCCGGCGCGCCGCCGGTCGAGGTGACCTACGCGGACGTGGACGTCACGAACACGGCCGCCGAGCGCGGCGCGTTCGACCTGGTGAAGGTGAGCTACGCGGCGCTGCCCTGGCTGCTGGAGGACTACCACCTGCTGCCGTGCGGCGGGGCGCTCGGCCGGGGCTGCGGGCCCCTGGTCCTCACCCGGGGCGCGGGCGACTCCGGCACCGCCACCGCCACCAGATCCGGCTCCGGCACCACGCCGGACCGGACCGACCTGAGCGGGGCCACCGTCGCCGTGCCCGGCGACCGGACCACGGCGTACCTGCTCTTCCGGCTCTGGTCCGCCGGTCGGCCGCCGGCCCGGATCGAGGTGGTGCCGTTCCACGAGATCATGCCCGGGGTGGCCGCCGGACGGTACGACGCCGGCCTGGTCATCCACGAGGCCCGGTTCACCTACCCTCGGCACGGGCTGACCGCGCTGGTCGACCTCGGCGAGTGGTGGGAGGGCGACACCGGCCTGCCGATCCCGCTCGGCGCGATCCTGGCCCGCAAGGGCACCGTCGACCCGGTCGAGGCCGCCAATTGGATCCGCGAGTCGGTGCGGCAGGCCTGGGCCGACCCGGAGGCCAGCCGCGAGTACGTGCTCTCGCACGCGCAGGAGATGGAGCCCGACGTGGTGGACCGGCACATCGGCCTCTACGTCAACGAGTTCACCGCGGACCTGGGGGACGCGGGGTTCGCCGCCGTGGAGGCGCTGCTGGGTCGGGCCACCGACGCCGGGCTCGTCCCTCAGACCTCCAGCTCGCGCGCCACCGCGTGGACCAGCTGA
- a CDS encoding GNAT family N-acetyltransferase, producing MTRSESTVDLGATLRALRRHVDLSQRELADRSGVPQGTVARIESGRTADPGFRVVERLVRAVSGRLTISLPQAGTPLDAPGGAATCSLPAVPYEGLRDAADRNCPAHLDPSEVREPRDWPGAWWAQLPGLRNLPPRQFPMPLPATTWHRDRGQRDRRRAAERVRREFSVRRIHDPQSPTSWRFVAELPDGELIGELRAHERSPHLAYGGDETVWPRELVLDGVLVAREHRRLGIGRRLVDALVGAMAEAGVGRVHGTTEGPGVGLLAACGFRAESRALRMARTVSAAPGPPR from the coding sequence ATGACGCGATCCGAGTCCACGGTCGACCTGGGTGCGACGCTCCGGGCACTGCGCCGGCACGTCGACCTGAGTCAACGCGAGTTGGCCGACCGGTCGGGGGTGCCCCAGGGCACGGTCGCCCGGATCGAGTCCGGGCGTACCGCCGACCCCGGCTTCCGCGTGGTGGAGCGGCTGGTGCGTGCGGTCTCCGGTCGGCTGACGATCTCTCTGCCGCAGGCCGGCACGCCCCTCGACGCGCCGGGCGGGGCGGCGACATGCTCCCTGCCGGCCGTGCCGTACGAGGGGCTGCGGGACGCGGCCGACCGGAACTGCCCCGCGCACCTCGACCCCAGCGAGGTCCGGGAGCCCCGGGACTGGCCGGGCGCCTGGTGGGCGCAGTTGCCCGGCTTGCGGAACCTGCCACCCCGGCAGTTCCCGATGCCGCTGCCCGCGACCACCTGGCACCGTGACCGGGGGCAGCGGGACCGACGGCGTGCGGCGGAGCGGGTCCGTCGGGAGTTCTCGGTGCGCCGGATCCACGACCCGCAGTCACCGACGTCGTGGCGGTTCGTCGCCGAACTGCCCGACGGTGAGCTGATCGGTGAGCTGCGTGCCCACGAGCGCAGCCCGCACCTGGCGTACGGCGGCGACGAGACGGTGTGGCCGCGCGAGCTGGTCCTCGACGGAGTGCTCGTGGCGCGGGAGCACCGAAGGCTGGGCATCGGCCGCCGGCTGGTGGACGCGCTGGTCGGGGCGATGGCCGAGGCCGGCGTCGGCCGGGTGCACGGAACCACGGAGGGGCCGGGCGTGGGCCTCCTGGCCGCCTGCGGCTTCCGTGCCGAATCCCGGGCGCTGAGGATGGCACGCACGGTCAGCGCAGCGCCCGGGCCGCCTCGCTGA